A stretch of the Marivirga tractuosa DSM 4126 genome encodes the following:
- a CDS encoding FtsX-like permease family protein, whose protein sequence is MIKNYFKIAIRNLIKHKLYTAINLFGLSLGLGVSILLFLFIQNEFSFDDFHNNGDRIGRVLWEEEVQPGEVSISASGPMAAPNAIKASFEEVAGTTHLIQTSNLSKRKEQNAILQETTIVGSDFLKMFSFPVLKGDKNPLNEKYSIAITESTARKFFGAEDPIGTTLMIQLGKDFETYEVKTVLKDLPNNSSLNFGLLMSDLNLSTYIGPNGLDSWFNTYGESYVWLKEGHDLKELEEKLPSMIVNAIGQEQHDESSYALYLQPIQEAHLNADISGGSMAVTDPQLLWILFSVAVMIMLIACINFTTLAIGRSATRAKEVGVRKTMGAVYKQLFGQFMTESMIISFLSTVLGIFIAHLLLPVFNDLFAKSLVISYSINQILIIVGLMLVITLIAGSYPALFLSKLQPVNVLKGRLSISFGKNNLRRTLVGVQFFISLFLVACTIVMYQQMNTINNYDLGFSPNNIIEVKVPLVSSGGGFGSGIKMSFEKADRYKQAIKSRAGIENAGIAMSTYGNNSWWNAGFPKEDGSTFYYRFNIVDADYADVVGYKIKEGRNLSTEFPSDSSAFLINETFAKVANMENPLQAQVGSPGSYDNHRIVGVVEDFHHAALYSEIEPVMMAMSPDVGLSGINTLNIPGGMSPTVFVKISSNNYQAIIENLNTEWKKLFPDEPFDYQFFDESIQQQYEADQRLSKMIATASIIAILIASMGLFALASLAITGRMKEIGIRKVMGASAFNISFMFNKEFLKITLIGIVLAMPFSYWLMNKWLEQFEVKSTPGADIFIATVMIGVIFTIIIVSFQTMRASFMNPVKSLKEE, encoded by the coding sequence ATGATAAAGAATTACTTTAAAATCGCCATTCGAAATTTAATCAAGCACAAATTATATACAGCCATTAATCTCTTTGGTCTGTCTTTGGGCTTAGGTGTTAGTATTTTGTTGTTTTTATTCATTCAAAATGAATTTTCTTTTGATGACTTTCATAATAATGGAGATCGAATAGGACGTGTATTATGGGAGGAAGAAGTGCAGCCGGGAGAAGTTTCTATTTCTGCATCAGGTCCAATGGCAGCTCCCAATGCAATAAAAGCGAGTTTTGAAGAGGTGGCAGGTACTACCCATCTGATTCAAACGTCTAATTTATCAAAAAGAAAAGAGCAGAATGCTATTTTACAAGAGACTACTATAGTGGGGTCGGATTTCCTCAAAATGTTTTCTTTTCCGGTCCTAAAAGGCGATAAAAATCCCTTAAATGAAAAGTATTCTATTGCCATCACTGAAAGCACAGCCAGGAAATTTTTTGGAGCTGAGGATCCGATCGGGACAACTTTAATGATTCAATTAGGGAAAGATTTTGAAACTTATGAGGTAAAAACAGTTCTCAAGGATCTACCCAATAACTCGAGTCTCAATTTTGGACTTTTAATGTCAGACTTAAATCTTTCTACTTATATAGGTCCAAATGGACTGGACAGTTGGTTCAATACCTATGGAGAAAGTTATGTTTGGCTTAAGGAGGGGCATGATTTAAAAGAGTTGGAGGAAAAACTTCCTAGTATGATTGTTAACGCCATCGGACAGGAGCAGCACGATGAAAGTAGCTATGCTTTGTATTTGCAACCGATCCAAGAGGCTCACTTAAATGCTGACATAAGTGGTGGCAGTATGGCTGTTACCGATCCTCAATTATTATGGATTTTATTTAGTGTTGCCGTGATGATTATGCTGATTGCTTGTATAAATTTCACAACACTAGCCATTGGCAGATCTGCAACGCGAGCTAAAGAAGTAGGCGTAAGAAAGACCATGGGGGCTGTGTATAAGCAGTTATTCGGTCAGTTTATGACGGAATCTATGATTATCTCTTTTCTTTCTACCGTTTTAGGAATATTTATAGCTCATTTACTACTGCCTGTTTTTAACGATTTATTTGCTAAGTCCTTGGTGATCAGTTATTCCATCAATCAAATTTTGATTATAGTCGGTTTAATGTTAGTGATCACGTTGATAGCCGGCTCTTATCCCGCACTGTTTCTTTCCAAGCTACAACCTGTAAATGTATTAAAGGGGAGATTGAGCATTAGTTTTGGAAAAAATAACTTACGGAGGACACTGGTAGGGGTTCAGTTTTTCATCTCATTATTTTTAGTGGCTTGCACGATTGTCATGTATCAGCAAATGAATACCATTAATAACTACGATTTAGGGTTCTCTCCCAATAACATTATAGAAGTAAAAGTGCCTTTAGTTTCTTCCGGCGGTGGATTTGGATCGGGTATCAAGATGTCGTTTGAAAAGGCAGATCGTTACAAACAGGCTATTAAAAGCAGAGCAGGGATTGAAAATGCAGGAATAGCTATGAGCACCTATGGTAATAATAGCTGGTGGAATGCCGGATTTCCTAAAGAGGATGGTAGTACTTTTTACTATCGTTTTAATATTGTAGATGCTGATTATGCTGATGTAGTAGGCTATAAAATTAAGGAAGGAAGAAACTTATCAACTGAATTTCCTTCGGACAGCTCTGCTTTTCTGATTAATGAAACTTTTGCCAAGGTCGCTAATATGGAAAATCCTTTACAGGCACAGGTAGGAAGCCCTGGAAGTTATGATAATCATAGGATTGTAGGGGTTGTGGAGGATTTTCATCATGCTGCTTTGTATTCTGAGATAGAGCCAGTCATGATGGCCATGAGCCCCGATGTAGGTCTTTCTGGTATCAATACCTTGAATATTCCAGGAGGAATGAGCCCTACCGTCTTTGTAAAAATATCATCTAATAATTATCAAGCTATTATAGAGAACCTCAATACCGAATGGAAGAAGTTATTTCCGGATGAGCCTTTTGATTACCAATTTTTTGATGAATCTATTCAACAACAATATGAAGCAGATCAAAGGTTAAGTAAAATGATAGCGACTGCCTCGATTATTGCAATCTTAATTGCTTCTATGGGACTTTTTGCGCTGGCCTCACTTGCGATTACTGGACGCATGAAAGAAATAGGTATTCGAAAAGTGATGGGAGCTTCGGCTTTCAATATCTCCTTTATGTTTAATAAGGAATTTTTAAAAATTACCCTAATAGGAATTGTGTTGGCCATGCCTTTTAGCTATTGGCTGATGAATAAATGGTTGGAACAGTTTGAGGTGAAATCAACACCTGGTGCGGATATTTTCATTGCAACGGTTATGATCGGAGTGATCTTCACCATTATAATCGTGTCTTTCCAAACCATGCGGGCAAGTTTCATGAACCCAGTGAAGAGTTTGAAAGAAGAATAA
- a CDS encoding ABC transporter permease: MLKNYIKIAFRNLWKNKTYSVINIVGLTLGITCSSMLFMLVIDEFSYDSMYDQKDRLYRLIEINTSPEGEREFGMVPGPTGKALSDDYEEIEDYTQLYKFGGQIVFQHNEEAYEERDYYFAEPNFFELFNLEWIAGDPATALEKPFAVVINEEWAMKLFGTTDALGKTLQSGGETDFLVTGVIKDLPQNSHIQYKILVGIPTGMEFYKQISTSWDRYGAYTYLLLNENAQPESIHQKMEGFVASHFEKPEEHDFYLQALPDIHFNSASIEYGVDTNKGEITYVYIFMAIGIFMLLIACINYMNLATAKALDRGKEVGIRKVSGAFQHQLVTQFLSESTLMAFIAFILSFFLVDLLLPIFNSFTDKNFVFNLDTVGTIFLLILGVTVVVGLLSGSYPAILMSRLKTTYILKGAMQTGKGSVALRKVLVSTQFTLSIVMIIATLVAYRQLQYIQDVPLGFENEQMLIVDINNGEVRQRFETIKAEYANSPYVEGVAVSSRVPGEWKSIQEIYTKNFGSADSMKMNYIGFDEDMIDLYKMELTAGANFTGNKSVDSLHIIINETAVQTLGLEDPIGKYLELSDDGTRQQLQIAGVVKDFNFQSLHNEVGPMILGFRSNPFQSIDYFSLKFNSEHTEEVLAHADKVHKMFDTFSSMEYHFLDEQWAAFYKEDRRVSNVFAIGGGVTIFIACLGLFGLASFIIQQRTKEIGIRKVLGANVTNIVGLLSKDFLKLILISILIAVPIAWYAMESWLQDFAYRIDVSWWIFALSGFVVLAIAFFTISIQSLKVAFTNPVDSLKRE, from the coding sequence ATGCTAAAAAACTATATAAAAATCGCCTTTCGAAACTTGTGGAAGAATAAGACCTATTCTGTCATCAATATTGTGGGACTGACGCTGGGTATTACTTGCAGCAGTATGCTATTCATGCTGGTGATTGATGAGTTTTCTTATGACAGTATGTACGATCAAAAGGACAGACTTTACAGACTGATTGAGATTAATACGAGTCCTGAAGGAGAACGAGAATTCGGTATGGTGCCAGGGCCAACTGGTAAAGCCTTGAGTGATGATTACGAGGAAATTGAGGATTATACGCAATTATATAAGTTTGGAGGTCAAATAGTGTTTCAACACAATGAGGAAGCCTACGAAGAGCGCGATTACTACTTTGCAGAGCCGAATTTCTTTGAACTGTTTAATTTAGAATGGATAGCCGGAGATCCCGCTACGGCTCTCGAGAAACCTTTTGCGGTAGTTATAAATGAGGAATGGGCTATGAAGTTGTTTGGCACTACTGATGCATTGGGTAAAACTTTGCAGTCTGGCGGAGAAACGGATTTTTTGGTGACTGGTGTCATTAAAGACTTACCGCAAAACTCGCATATTCAATATAAAATATTGGTGGGGATCCCCACTGGCATGGAGTTTTATAAGCAAATATCCACCAGTTGGGACCGATACGGTGCATATACCTATCTGCTGCTGAATGAAAATGCACAGCCGGAAAGTATTCACCAAAAAATGGAGGGTTTCGTAGCCAGTCATTTTGAAAAACCGGAGGAACATGATTTCTATTTACAAGCGCTTCCTGATATTCATTTTAATTCGGCCTCAATTGAATATGGTGTTGATACCAATAAAGGAGAAATCACTTACGTCTATATTTTCATGGCAATCGGGATTTTTATGCTCCTAATTGCTTGCATTAATTATATGAATCTGGCAACAGCCAAAGCCCTGGATAGAGGCAAAGAAGTTGGCATTCGAAAAGTTTCCGGTGCTTTCCAACACCAGTTGGTCACACAATTCCTTTCCGAGTCAACCTTAATGGCATTTATCGCTTTCATTCTGTCCTTTTTTCTAGTAGATCTGCTATTACCTATTTTCAATTCTTTCACCGACAAAAATTTCGTTTTTAATCTAGACACTGTCGGCACTATTTTCTTACTCATATTAGGTGTTACTGTGGTGGTTGGCCTTCTATCAGGAAGCTATCCTGCTATTCTGATGTCACGCCTAAAAACTACCTACATCTTAAAAGGAGCCATGCAAACCGGCAAGGGAAGCGTTGCGCTTCGAAAAGTATTGGTCAGCACTCAGTTTACATTATCCATAGTGATGATCATTGCCACATTGGTAGCTTATCGACAGTTGCAATATATCCAAGATGTTCCCTTAGGTTTTGAGAATGAACAAATGCTGATTGTTGATATCAATAATGGCGAAGTAAGACAACGTTTTGAAACCATTAAAGCCGAGTATGCTAATTCTCCTTATGTGGAAGGGGTTGCCGTTTCCTCAAGGGTACCGGGTGAGTGGAAATCCATACAAGAAATCTATACCAAGAACTTTGGAAGTGCGGATTCTATGAAAATGAATTATATCGGATTTGATGAAGATATGATTGATTTATACAAAATGGAATTGACTGCAGGAGCAAATTTCACAGGAAATAAATCGGTTGATTCATTGCATATCATTATTAACGAAACAGCTGTTCAAACCTTAGGACTGGAAGATCCCATTGGTAAATATTTGGAGCTAAGTGATGATGGAACCCGTCAGCAATTACAAATAGCAGGCGTGGTGAAAGATTTCAACTTTCAATCTTTGCACAACGAAGTGGGGCCAATGATTTTGGGATTTAGATCCAATCCATTTCAAAGTATCGATTACTTTTCATTAAAATTTAATTCTGAACATACAGAGGAAGTCCTTGCGCATGCGGATAAAGTACATAAGATGTTCGATACTTTCTCTTCCATGGAATACCATTTTCTCGATGAGCAATGGGCAGCATTTTATAAAGAAGATAGGAGAGTAAGCAATGTATTTGCTATTGGTGGAGGAGTCACCATTTTCATCGCCTGTCTAGGATTATTTGGCCTGGCCTCATTCATCATTCAGCAACGTACCAAAGAAATTGGTATTCGCAAGGTGTTGGGAGCAAATGTAACCAACATAGTGGGTTTACTTTCGAAAGATTTCTTAAAACTCATCTTGATTTCCATTTTGATTGCTGTTCCAATTGCATGGTATGCCATGGAAAGCTGGTTACAAGATTTCGCTTACAGAATTGATGTAAGCTGGTGGATATTTGCGCTTTCAGGTTTTGTGGTCCTGGCTATTGCATTTTTCACCATCAGCATTCAATCCTTAAAGGTTGCTTTTACTAATCCTGTGGATTCATTGAAGAGAGAATGA
- a CDS encoding ABC transporter permease: MIANYLKHALRYILKYKVFSLINIGGLIISLLSCAIILNFVLYEYSYDKMESREGEIYRVNLLRKKTDQRHAAIGPPMGPALQRDFAEVEKAVRLRHADNILVSLENDEFYETKVFYADSGFFEFFPYQFVELAHPNPIDEINTVVLSETLAHKYFGEESALGKTIRIDNEKDFKITGVVEKPKTPQHLQFDMILSFSSFEVPYGYPVTLATWGWTSFPTYVRLVEQTNPSTFNEKLNSFIARHMGEDVSENISLEAQAIQDIHLNSENISERDGTAPKGSKSQIRILIVVALAILGLSIFNFVNLSTALSIKRIKEVGIRKVLGANKFSIFRQFVFESIVLVFIATLVAVALLLLFGEKFNQIFEAPLYINQYLFEYWYWVILFSVALGLLAGSYPAKIIARFSASETLSSASVKVSSPSGVKSVLVGLQYFITIGLIIGSITVGRQMHYLTQKDLGYENENIIVLKVDGPSLTQNYETIRQKLLQNASVINVTSTGNMFDGLNGSVPVYLKENSEESFRISLLSANYNFLETMEIPLLAGRDFSSLYANDSTSFIINKAAADMLQIGNDELGKEIVLNDVWEGELIGITENFHFASLHENIQPIILFFPRSFDDRIFVRLNTDDYQSAISAINADFSEVFPNLPFDYKFLQEHVNGLYKSDKLFANSIYFFSAIALILACLGLYAIISFQIETRQKELSIRKILGASDWKIAYSLIKQFVLFITVAGVLAIPLSIVSVQKWLEGFAYRINVNAFDVIIAIIIIISITLLSLSHKLFKAINTSPLKYIKDN, encoded by the coding sequence ATGATAGCTAATTATTTAAAACACGCGCTAAGGTACATATTGAAGTATAAGGTATTCTCGCTGATCAATATTGGCGGGTTAATTATATCCTTACTAAGCTGTGCTATCATACTAAACTTTGTGTTGTATGAATATTCATACGATAAAATGGAAAGCAGAGAAGGGGAGATCTATAGGGTAAATCTCTTACGCAAAAAGACAGATCAACGGCATGCCGCTATTGGACCTCCCATGGGGCCAGCACTACAAAGAGACTTTGCAGAAGTGGAAAAGGCAGTAAGGCTTAGACATGCTGATAATATTTTAGTAAGCCTCGAAAATGATGAATTTTATGAAACCAAAGTGTTTTATGCCGATTCCGGATTTTTTGAGTTCTTTCCTTATCAATTTGTTGAATTAGCTCATCCTAATCCAATAGACGAAATTAATACAGTGGTTTTGTCGGAGACATTAGCCCATAAATATTTTGGTGAGGAGTCTGCTTTAGGGAAAACCATTCGAATTGATAATGAGAAGGATTTCAAGATAACTGGAGTGGTGGAGAAGCCCAAAACTCCACAGCATTTGCAGTTTGATATGATTCTTTCTTTCTCATCTTTTGAAGTCCCTTATGGCTATCCTGTTACCCTGGCTACCTGGGGATGGACGTCCTTTCCTACTTATGTGCGCTTAGTAGAGCAAACCAATCCAAGCACATTCAATGAAAAATTGAACAGTTTTATAGCAAGACATATGGGAGAGGATGTTAGTGAAAATATCAGCCTTGAAGCACAAGCCATTCAGGACATTCATTTAAATTCTGAAAATATATCAGAGCGAGATGGCACGGCTCCTAAAGGGAGTAAAAGTCAGATCAGGATTTTGATTGTTGTGGCATTGGCAATTCTGGGCTTATCCATTTTTAATTTTGTCAATCTTTCTACTGCCTTGTCCATCAAAAGAATTAAGGAAGTCGGAATCAGGAAAGTATTGGGAGCTAATAAGTTTAGTATTTTCAGACAGTTTGTGTTTGAATCCATAGTGCTTGTTTTTATTGCTACTTTGGTGGCAGTCGCATTGTTATTATTGTTTGGGGAAAAATTTAATCAGATTTTCGAAGCGCCATTATATATCAATCAGTACCTATTTGAATATTGGTATTGGGTGATCCTTTTTAGCGTGGCACTCGGATTATTGGCAGGTTCTTATCCCGCTAAAATCATTGCTCGCTTTTCAGCTTCAGAAACCTTAAGCAGTGCTTCGGTGAAAGTGAGCAGCCCTTCAGGGGTGAAGTCTGTTTTGGTAGGGCTACAATATTTTATCACTATCGGGTTGATTATTGGCAGCATAACCGTTGGCCGACAGATGCATTATTTAACCCAAAAAGATCTGGGGTATGAAAATGAAAATATCATAGTGCTGAAGGTAGACGGCCCTTCATTAACTCAGAATTACGAGACGATCAGACAAAAATTATTGCAGAATGCATCTGTCATAAATGTGACTTCCACAGGAAATATGTTTGATGGACTGAATGGCAGTGTGCCGGTTTATCTTAAGGAGAATAGTGAAGAGTCCTTTCGAATTAGCCTTCTTTCTGCCAATTATAATTTCCTGGAAACAATGGAGATTCCCCTTTTAGCTGGTCGTGATTTTTCCTCTCTATATGCTAACGATTCTACTTCCTTTATCATTAATAAGGCTGCAGCTGATATGCTGCAAATTGGCAATGATGAGCTAGGGAAAGAGATCGTGCTCAATGATGTTTGGGAAGGCGAGCTAATCGGCATTACAGAAAACTTTCACTTTGCCAGTTTGCATGAGAATATACAGCCTATCATCTTATTTTTTCCAAGATCATTTGATGACAGAATTTTTGTAAGGCTGAATACGGATGATTATCAATCCGCTATCAGTGCCATTAACGCGGATTTCAGTGAGGTTTTTCCTAATCTACCATTTGATTATAAGTTTCTGCAAGAGCATGTCAACGGACTTTATAAAAGTGACAAGCTATTTGCCAACTCCATTTACTTCTTTTCAGCCATTGCACTAATACTGGCTTGTTTAGGCTTGTACGCTATCATTTCATTTCAAATTGAAACCAGACAAAAGGAGTTAAGCATCAGGAAAATATTAGGCGCATCCGACTGGAAAATAGCCTACTCTTTAATTAAGCAGTTTGTTCTGTTTATTACAGTTGCGGGTGTTTTGGCTATTCCGCTGTCCATAGTTTCAGTCCAAAAATGGTTGGAAGGATTTGCATATCGCATCAATGTTAATGCTTTCGATGTGATTATAGCCATCATCATTATTATTTCAATAACGCTATTGTCGCTAAGCCACAAGCTTTTTAAAGCGATCAATACGAGTCCATTAAAATATATAAAGGATAATTAA
- a CDS encoding ABC transporter permease, giving the protein MLKNYILVAVRNILRNKTISFINIFGLAVSMTVCLLLIIIVADQYSYDDFHSDSDKIYRVITDREKQNDGIWSTATAPFPLAANLRVQQGVEELALVKNNFEGTAKWQQAEIPFQGLFGSNEVFSIFNFPMKSGSASEVLSLPNAVVLSNEMAVKLFGEADPIGQTIEVEEVGEYVVTGVLAEFPGKTHFDFDMMASANGLPLLEKEGKLLAPLTDWNNVYDNYIYIKTTENFQEGDLAPILNKASIDNYDAEGDYSFHFKMQPLSEITMGPLLSNTMGFGLPAIFIYVLLGLALVVMLSACFNYANLTTARAMNRAKEIGVRKVIGAGKKHIMAQFLMEAIIISLFAFAIAALLVEYLHPSLNSMFTSLGAPIRFDKTNYLYLFYVGFAALTGIIAGIVPAVFFSSTNALTALKKSINLENLGKKMGIARFSIRKILVVMQFAFSIFFVVTIITIYQQMNMVLTADHGFKKENILNVKLDGMPYETIKNEFNSISNVQAISATTHMPALGTNNGFQVDLPNEEDPLFMSYMGVDNHYVNSMEIELVAGRNYPENMPNEERYILINERAVERIGWESPEEAIGQLLTIEDKQVEVIGVLKDFHYERMDEEIGPMALRYKPTEVQTMILTINAEQAKETLSQLEAAWKKHTNRPFNYSYFEDDMKLSYGYYAALLAILGYVTIIVVSLACLGLLGMVIFHIQNKTKEIGIRKTLGAEAWNITMTVSKSFIILIGISYLIAGPLAYFVNVSWLKMNAYKIDFGIGTIAIGFLMVLAVVAMTIGSQVYKALKINPVESLKNE; this is encoded by the coding sequence ATGCTGAAAAATTATATACTAGTTGCTGTTCGGAACATTCTTCGAAATAAAACCATCTCATTTATCAATATCTTCGGATTGGCAGTGAGCATGACGGTTTGTTTGCTCTTGATCATCATCGTAGCCGATCAATATTCTTATGATGATTTTCATAGCGATTCTGACAAAATCTATCGAGTCATTACAGACCGTGAAAAGCAAAATGACGGCATCTGGAGTACGGCAACCGCCCCTTTTCCTTTGGCGGCTAATTTAAGAGTACAGCAGGGAGTAGAAGAATTAGCGTTGGTGAAAAACAATTTTGAAGGTACTGCCAAATGGCAACAAGCTGAAATTCCATTTCAAGGACTGTTTGGTAGTAATGAAGTCTTTAGCATTTTTAATTTCCCGATGAAATCAGGAAGTGCAAGTGAGGTCCTTTCGCTTCCCAATGCCGTGGTTTTAAGTAATGAAATGGCGGTTAAATTATTTGGCGAAGCTGATCCCATCGGGCAAACCATAGAAGTAGAAGAAGTAGGGGAATATGTAGTGACAGGCGTACTAGCGGAATTCCCGGGTAAAACGCATTTTGATTTTGATATGATGGCTTCCGCTAACGGGCTGCCTTTGCTAGAAAAGGAAGGGAAATTATTAGCCCCTTTAACAGACTGGAATAATGTTTATGATAATTATATCTACATCAAAACCACAGAAAATTTTCAGGAAGGTGATTTAGCACCAATTCTGAACAAAGCTTCTATCGATAATTATGATGCAGAAGGTGATTATAGCTTTCACTTTAAAATGCAACCGCTTTCAGAAATTACCATGGGTCCACTGCTAAGCAATACCATGGGCTTTGGTTTACCTGCCATTTTTATTTATGTCCTTTTGGGATTAGCGCTGGTCGTTATGCTTTCGGCTTGTTTTAACTATGCCAATTTAACCACAGCCAGGGCCATGAACCGAGCCAAGGAAATAGGGGTGAGGAAAGTGATTGGAGCTGGTAAAAAGCATATCATGGCGCAATTCCTAATGGAGGCCATTATCATTTCCCTCTTTGCTTTTGCCATAGCCGCTCTTTTAGTAGAGTATCTCCATCCATCGCTTAATTCTATGTTTACTTCGCTGGGAGCGCCAATTCGCTTTGATAAAACCAATTATCTCTATCTATTTTATGTAGGATTTGCGGCTTTAACCGGCATTATAGCAGGCATAGTTCCGGCAGTCTTTTTCTCTTCCACTAATGCACTGACAGCGCTTAAGAAATCCATTAACCTAGAAAACCTGGGTAAGAAAATGGGCATTGCCCGCTTCAGTATCCGAAAAATTTTGGTAGTCATGCAGTTTGCCTTTTCCATTTTCTTTGTAGTGACCATTATTACCATTTATCAGCAGATGAATATGGTGTTGACAGCGGATCACGGTTTTAAAAAGGAAAATATTCTGAATGTGAAATTAGATGGTATGCCTTATGAAACCATCAAAAATGAATTTAATTCCATATCCAACGTACAAGCCATTTCGGCCACTACGCACATGCCGGCATTGGGCACCAATAATGGCTTTCAAGTAGATTTACCTAATGAAGAGGATCCCTTATTCATGAGCTATATGGGAGTAGATAATCACTATGTAAATTCCATGGAAATTGAATTAGTAGCCGGAAGGAATTATCCTGAAAATATGCCAAATGAAGAGCGCTACATTTTAATTAACGAAAGAGCTGTGGAACGCATCGGCTGGGAGAGTCCGGAAGAGGCCATTGGACAGCTTTTAACAATTGAAGATAAGCAGGTGGAGGTCATTGGCGTCTTGAAAGATTTCCATTATGAAAGAATGGATGAAGAAATCGGACCTATGGCATTAAGGTACAAACCAACTGAAGTGCAAACTATGATTTTGACCATCAATGCTGAGCAGGCCAAAGAAACCCTTTCGCAATTAGAAGCTGCATGGAAAAAGCATACCAACAGGCCGTTTAACTACAGCTATTTTGAAGATGATATGAAATTAAGTTATGGCTACTATGCAGCTTTACTTGCTATTCTAGGATATGTAACGATTATCGTGGTTTCATTGGCTTGCCTTGGACTTTTGGGGATGGTCATTTTCCATATACAAAACAAAACCAAGGAAATCGGGATCAGAAAAACCCTCGGAGCAGAAGCCTGGAACATCACCATGACGGTAAGCAAGAGCTTTATTATCCTCATAGGAATTTCCTATTTGATAGCGGGTCCGCTAGCCTACTTTGTGAATGTCAGTTGGCTAAAAATGAATGCTTACAAAATAGATTTTGGAATCGGGACAATAGCCATTGGCTTTCTAATGGTGTTGGCTGTAGTAGCAATGACTATTGGTAGTCAGGTTTACAAAGCCTTAAAAATCAATCCTGTGGAGTCATTGAAGAATGAATAA